One genomic region from Nilaparvata lugens isolate BPH chromosome 3, ASM1435652v1, whole genome shotgun sequence encodes:
- the LOC120350390 gene encoding uncharacterized protein LOC120350390: MVVVKERRIGLNSCITLKCKMCNEKKSLWTNFSNENTMDVNTSAVSGTISTGGGHAQLEEVMSSLDIPCMTYHTFRKYHDRVAEAWKETAAKSMEMAAEEEKREAIKRGDVDSDGVPLLTVVADGCWAKRSYRTNYNSLSGVVSLLIIYYYLSSNCNKTNKLQIS; the protein is encoded by the coding sequence ATGGTAGTAGTGAAAGAACGAAGAATAGGATTAAATTCGTGTATAACATTGAAGTGTAAAATGTGCAATGAAAAGAAATCACTGTGGACAAATTTTTCAAACGAAAACACCATGGATGTGAATACATCAGCAGTTTCCGGTACAATCAGCACAGGAGGAGGACATGCACAGCTGGAAGAGGTTATGTCATCCCTAGACATTCCCTGCATGACCTACCACACCTTTAGGAAGTATCATGACCGAGTAGCTGAAGCCTGGAAGGAAACCGCCGCAAAATCAATGGAGATggcagcagaagaagaaaagcgGGAAGCGATCAAAAGGGGAGACGTTGATAGTGATGGAGTACCTTTATTGACTGTTGTTGCGGATGGCTGTTGGGCGAAGCGCTCCTATCGTACCAACTATAATTCCCTCTCTGGTGTGGTAAGTctacttattatttattattatttatccagcaattgcaataaaacaaataaattacaGATATCCTAA